The Desulfohalovibrio reitneri genome contains a region encoding:
- the ybgF gene encoding tol-pal system protein YbgF has product MQVVTRFLCLALLLALSAGCASKGNGDAVTEPSGPEQPESSEEWRMQNLEESFLQFKENQRGRERAIEAMREEMDTRLREMEERLARMEDRLRGVEAVQAAMGGRVTPGSVEQRKEERAASEQSLKTQTSGKKAKTSAVAEDKEAETGQTAPAANAKAMYDEAVKLVVAEKYDPGREMLNEFLGRHKESPLKPNALYWLGETYYGQKRYAQAILTFKEVISQYPEHHKSADALLKIGYAYDKLEDEDNAQFYLRALVDEYPEADSAPLARQKLRKISE; this is encoded by the coding sequence ATGCAGGTTGTCACCCGATTCCTTTGTCTCGCCCTTCTTCTGGCTTTAAGCGCCGGCTGCGCTTCCAAGGGCAACGGCGACGCCGTGACCGAGCCATCAGGGCCGGAACAGCCCGAGTCCAGTGAAGAATGGCGCATGCAGAACCTGGAGGAGAGCTTTCTCCAGTTCAAGGAGAACCAGCGCGGGCGGGAGCGGGCCATTGAGGCCATGCGGGAAGAGATGGATACACGACTGCGTGAAATGGAGGAACGACTGGCCCGCATGGAGGATCGGCTGCGCGGCGTGGAAGCTGTGCAAGCCGCCATGGGCGGACGTGTCACCCCCGGGTCGGTGGAACAGCGTAAGGAAGAACGGGCGGCATCCGAGCAGTCCCTAAAGACACAGACTTCCGGGAAAAAGGCCAAAACCTCCGCTGTCGCGGAAGATAAAGAGGCGGAGACCGGGCAAACCGCTCCCGCGGCAAACGCCAAGGCCATGTACGACGAGGCCGTGAAGCTGGTGGTGGCGGAGAAGTACGACCCGGGTCGGGAAATGCTCAACGAGTTCCTTGGCCGCCACAAGGAAAGTCCCCTTAAGCCCAACGCCCTCTACTGGCTCGGAGAAACCTACTACGGGCAAAAGCGATATGCCCAGGCCATCCTGACTTTCAAGGAAGTTATCAGTCAGTATCCCGAGCACCACAAGTCGGCCGACGCCCTGCTCAAAATTGGTTACGCCTACGACAAGCTGGAAGACGAAGACAACGCCCAGTTCTATCTTCGGGCGCTTGTGGACGAATACCCGGAGGCCGACTCCGCCCCCCTGGCGCGCCAGAAGCTGCGGAAGATATCCGAGTAG
- the dprA gene encoding DNA-processing protein DprA, translated as MAQSAGAHDEYRAALALRHTSGLGPRCWSRLADYFGSLASAAASARRWAALGLATGRQEAAFSSREWKAPAEEEYQAARKHGLHAVTLTSPDYPAQLRRIPDPPVLLYYSGRLELLQGPCLAVVGARSCSRYGLLTARSIGEEVSRAGITVVSGLADGIDRQAHLGGLAGVGSTVAVLGCGLDRVYPQANADLYRSVAGQGVIISELPPGSPPKASHFPVRNRIISGLSLGVWVVEAAKSSGSLITARLGVEQGREVFALPGRITDTSFKGCNALIADGAHPVSGAECILRELRYQFADALREAEARSESPPAPPTGEPGEAAPEPVPVLDGDEGVLMSLLEYDQGRHVDEVIRASGLPGHRVSALLVALEVRGLVRQWPGMYYTLAEHAG; from the coding sequence ATGGCCCAATCCGCAGGGGCCCACGACGAGTACAGGGCAGCCCTGGCCCTGCGGCATACCAGCGGCCTCGGCCCCAGGTGCTGGTCGCGTCTGGCGGATTATTTCGGCTCCCTCGCTTCTGCCGCCGCTTCGGCACGGCGCTGGGCCGCCCTGGGCCTGGCTACCGGGAGGCAGGAGGCCGCGTTCAGTTCACGCGAATGGAAAGCCCCGGCCGAGGAGGAATACCAAGCCGCGCGGAAGCACGGCCTGCACGCCGTCACCCTGACCTCGCCGGACTATCCGGCCCAGTTGCGCCGCATTCCCGACCCACCGGTCCTGCTCTATTATTCCGGTCGTCTGGAACTTTTGCAGGGCCCCTGCCTAGCCGTTGTCGGTGCCCGCTCCTGCTCCAGATACGGCCTGCTCACGGCCAGGAGCATCGGCGAGGAGGTCTCGCGCGCGGGCATTACTGTGGTTTCCGGCTTGGCTGACGGCATTGACCGCCAAGCCCATCTTGGAGGGCTGGCCGGGGTGGGGTCGACCGTCGCCGTGCTGGGGTGCGGCCTGGACCGCGTCTACCCGCAGGCCAACGCGGACCTCTACCGTTCCGTGGCCGGGCAGGGGGTGATCATCAGCGAGTTGCCCCCCGGCTCGCCTCCCAAGGCCTCCCACTTTCCGGTTCGCAACCGCATCATCAGCGGCCTCTCCCTGGGTGTGTGGGTGGTGGAGGCGGCCAAGTCCAGCGGCAGCCTCATCACCGCCCGGCTGGGTGTGGAGCAGGGCCGGGAGGTCTTTGCCCTGCCCGGACGTATCACGGATACATCTTTCAAGGGATGCAACGCCCTCATCGCGGATGGAGCGCATCCCGTTTCAGGGGCGGAGTGCATTCTGCGAGAGTTGCGCTACCAGTTCGCCGACGCCTTGAGAGAAGCCGAGGCACGGTCCGAATCCCCCCCGGCCCCTCCCACGGGGGAACCGGGGGAGGCGGCTCCCGAACCGGTTCCGGTGCTGGATGGCGACGAAGGAGTTTTGATGTCGCTTCTGGAGTACGACCAGGGGCGGCACGTTGACGAGGTCATCCGGGCCAGCGGGTTGCCCGGCCACCGGGTGAGCGCCCTGCTGGTGGCTCTGGAGGTGCGAGGCCTTGTCCGGCAATGGCCCGGCATGTATTATACCTTAGCTGAACACGCGGGCTGA
- a CDS encoding HDOD domain-containing protein, protein MTADLKTEAKGMVLEVKSLPTLPKVLDKVTQLLENEESSIEDIARVIATDQVLSAKVLKMVNSPIYGFPGRIGTVQHALVLLGFNVIKGIIISTSVFDMMVKAMEGLWEHSIGCAMACSCIARRAGFKDPEEYSVAGLLHDLGKVVMAVQLPELEERVSAAVKEKDLSYLQAEKETMGFGHDRINAWLADNWRLPPNLKEGMSYHHKPHQAPLYPDMAAVLHIGDFLVRVYEFGYSGDDQVPYLRPEAMKQLGFKTADLEAVMDDLGRELTEVADLTFG, encoded by the coding sequence GTGACCGCCGACCTCAAGACCGAAGCCAAGGGCATGGTGCTGGAGGTCAAGAGCCTGCCCACGCTGCCCAAAGTGCTGGACAAGGTCACGCAGCTTCTGGAGAACGAGGAGTCCTCCATCGAGGACATCGCCCGGGTCATCGCCACGGACCAGGTACTCTCGGCCAAGGTGCTGAAGATGGTCAATTCGCCCATCTACGGTTTTCCCGGCCGCATCGGCACAGTGCAGCACGCCCTGGTGCTGCTGGGCTTCAATGTCATCAAGGGCATCATCATCTCCACATCTGTATTCGATATGATGGTCAAGGCCATGGAGGGGCTGTGGGAGCACAGCATCGGCTGCGCCATGGCCTGCAGCTGCATCGCCCGCCGCGCCGGCTTCAAAGACCCGGAGGAGTACTCCGTTGCCGGGCTGCTGCACGACCTGGGCAAGGTGGTCATGGCGGTTCAGCTGCCTGAACTGGAAGAGCGGGTGTCGGCCGCTGTCAAGGAAAAGGACCTGAGCTACCTGCAGGCCGAAAAGGAGACCATGGGCTTCGGCCACGACCGCATAAATGCCTGGTTGGCGGACAACTGGCGGTTACCGCCCAATCTCAAGGAAGGCATGTCCTACCATCACAAACCCCATCAGGCCCCTCTGTACCCGGATATGGCCGCGGTGCTGCACATCGGGGACTTTCTGGTGCGCGTCTACGAGTTCGGTTACTCCGGTGATGACCAGGTGCCGTATTTGCGTCCTGAGGCCATGAAACAGCTCGGCTTCAAGACCGCCGACCTTGAAGCGGTCATGGACGACCTGGGGCGGGAACTGACCGAAGTGGCCGACCTGACTTTCGGCTGA